In one Nicotiana sylvestris chromosome 8, ASM39365v2, whole genome shotgun sequence genomic region, the following are encoded:
- the LOC104217124 gene encoding protein TPX2-like, with the protein MEDPNLIIDPDYEFEAPRFYDFMNGETEEDMRKAELWFESTISYAPSPFTQRIKKSGRTFQLESLCDFTKDEEVQDNNSRPTTEPSASGTKDEVRLNGGIEEHAAALTSSRSKEVVTPNAITEKPGSSPPNPEPIQKQSNVEEISTPAPPMISLKSDRKTNSKKQQTAKKIASILRNPSALQSKSNMQQSQLKSGNPASTRKQPTVKSAIKAPNFAHENQAIKRQKLEDGKSRQILNIKPQILPHKTRVGVASSSSALLSSTAKTHKKDRKMYVREPVAPFVSTAEMMKKFQSSTREMSLSRMSNSTLHDDPAVMQRKHKLILTRPKEPEFVTAQRVRPTRVKSSAELEEEMMAKIPKFKARPLNKKILEIPTLPALPKSTPQLPEFKEFHLQTMARANQNAETSTVASIESTQSHQWKPTHLTAPKSPLLKTSLRARPPKIKSSEEMEKEELEKVPIFKARPLNKKIFESKGDLGMFCNIKRQVTVPQEFHFATDERIPPPTNVADIFDKLSLNSEPQNDKTTLPRNTAPNPFHLHTEERGAEKERRLFTELLHKQIEEERSRIHKATPYPYTTDYPVIPPKPEPKQCTRPEPFQLESLTKHEEEMRRHMEERRRMEEEEAKMRIFKAQPVLKEDPIPVPEKVRKPLTEVQDFKLHVDHRAHDRAEFDKKIKEKEMMYKRYREEAESAKMMEEEKALKQLRRTLVPHARPVPKFDHPFQPQKSSKQVTKARSPKLQIVKRKERRAMTCPYAAASSAAYQMR; encoded by the exons ATGGAAGATCCGAATTTGATAATTGACCCGGATTATGAGTTCGAGGCGCCACGATTCTACGACTTTATGAATGGAGAAACGGAGGAGGATATGCGGAAGGCTGAACTTTGGTTCGAGTCTACAATCAGCTATGCCCCTTCTC CTTTTACGCAAAGAATCAAGAAGAGTGGTAGAACATTTCAACTTGAGAGCCTATGTGATTTTACCAAAGACGAGGAAGTGCAGGATAATAATTCAAG GCCTACAACCGAGCCCTCTGCTTCTGGAACTAAGGACGAGGTAAGGTTAAATGGTGGGATTGAAGAGCATGCAGCGGCGCTCACTTCTTCTCGAAGTAAGGAAGTGGTAACGCCAAATGCGATTACTGAAAAACCTGGTAGCAGTCCTCCTAATCCG GAACCTATTCAGAAGCAGTCAAATGTAGAAG AAATTAGTACCCCCGCACCACCAATGATATCTCTGAAGAGTGACAGGAAGACTAATTCCAAGAAGCAACAGACTGCTAAAAAGATCGCCAGCATTCTTAGAAATCCATCAGCATTACAGTCAAAATCTAACATGCAACAGTCACAATTGAAGAGTGGTAATCCAGCTAGTACGAGGAA GCAACCAACCGTGAAAAGTGCCATTAAAGCACCTAATTTTGCTCATGAAAACCAAGCTATAAAGAGACAGAAACTAGAAGACGGAAAATCCAGACAG ATTCTTAACATCAAACCTCAGATTCTGCCGCACAAAACAAGAGTTGGAGTTGCTAGCAGCAGTTCCGCCTTACTCTCTTCGACTGCAAAAACTCATAAAAAGGATAGAAAG ATGTATGTTCGGGAACCAGTTGCCCCATTTGTTTCAACAGCAGAAATGATGAAAAAGTTCCAATCTAGCACCAGGGAGATGTCACTATCTCGCATGAGCAATTCTACTTTACAT GATGATCCAGCTGTTATGCAGAGGAAGCATAAGCTTATATTGACCAGGCCTAAAGAACCTGAATTTGTAACAGCTCAACGTGTTCGTCCAACAAGAGTCAAGAGTTCAGCTGAGCTAGAGGAAGAAATGATGGCCAAAATTCCCAAGTTTAAGGCTCGACCATTAAACAAAAAG ATATTGGAAATTCCAACTCTACCAGCATTACCGAAGAGTACACCTCAACTACCAGAATTTAAG GAATTTCATTTGCAAACTATGGCACGGGCGAATCAAAATGCTGAAACATCAACAGTTGCATCAATAGAATCTACTCAG AGTCATCAATGGAAGCCGACGCATCTTACAGCTCCAAAATCACCTCTTCTTAAAACATCACTAAGAGCACGGCCTCCAAAGATCAAAAGCTCTGAAGAAATGGAAAAGGAAGAACTTGAAAAAGTTCCCATTTTTAAGGCAAGGCCATTGAATAAGAAG ATTTTTGAAAGTAAGGGAGATTTGGGGATGTTCTGCAACATAAAGAGGCAGGTAACAGTGCCTCAGGAATTTCATTTTGCCACAGATGAACGTATTCCGCCTCCAACTAACGTAGCTGATATATTTGACAAG CTTTCCCTTAATTCTGAACCTCAAAATGACAAGACTACTCTCCCTAGAAACACCGCCCCGAATCCTTTTCATCTCCACACTGAG GAACGAGGTGCAGAGAAAGAGAGGAGATTGTTCACCGAACTTCTACATAAACAAATCGAGGAGGAGCGGTCCAGAATTCACAAAGCAACTCCGTATCCATACACCACTGATTATCCCGTG ATTCCACCAAAACCAGAACCAAAGCAGTGCACAAGACCGGAACCTTTCCAATTGGAGAGTCTCACTAAGCATGAGGAGGAGATGCGGAGGCATATGGAAGAAAGGCGAAGAATGGAGGAGGAAGAAGCAAAGATGAGGATTTTTAAGGCGCAACCAGTATTGAAAGA GGACCCAATACCAGTTCCTGAGAAAGTACGTAAACCCCTCACTGAAGTTCAAGACTTTAAACTGCATGTAGATCACCGTGCTCATGATAGAGCTGAGTTCGATAAGAAG ATTAAGGAGAAAGAGATGATGTATAAAAGGTATAGAGAGGAGGCAGAATCTGCAAAAATG ATGGAGGAAGAGAAGGCGCTGAAACAACTGAGGAGAACTTTGGTGCCCCATGCAAGACCTGTGCCTAAATTTGATCATCCATTTCAACCTCAGAA GTCTTCAAAACAAGTGACAAAGGCAAGATCACCAAAGCTACAGATTgttaagagaaaagaaaggagGGCAATGACCTGCCCTTATGCGGCAGCTTCTAGTGCTGCCTACCAAATGAGGTAG